CCTTTGGCAATAGAAGCAAAAAAGATCAATAGAAAAACAGTAAAAAGATTTTCTTTAAAAATTGACCTTCCAAAAAAACCAATTATATACCCAAGAGCCATTTTGGGGAAAGCCAGTAATCCTAATGGTGAGTTTGAAATTGCATCATGCAATAGTCCACCTACAAACCCAGTGACCTCACCATATAATGAGCCAAAGCTATAGGCAAAATATACAACAACTATAAAAACCAGGTCAGGTTTAACTCCACCTATTCTTAAGACATCAAAAGAAGAATGCCCCTGTATTATAAGCGATGCCAGCAATAGAGCCCCTGTTATTATATACATTAAAATCATAGTTGTGATTCATCCTGAATTAATTTTAAAATCTCTTTATCCGGCTCTTTTTTTATGACAACAACATTCTCAATAAGGTCAAAATTGATATACGGTTTAACAAGAACACGCTGAAATGCACCAGATTCAGATGGGAATGATTTAACTGCAACTCCCACAAGTAACCCTTGAGGGAATACACCACCCTGCCCCGAAGTGATAACTATATCACCTGGCTTGATAGTTGCTGTTTTATCAACATAATCAATGACACATAATTTACCAATAGCCGAATACCCACTTAAAAGACCGGGATATCTGCTTTCCTGAAAAACAACCCCTATCTTTAAATCAGGAGAAATAATTGGCAGAATGCGTGATATTGAACCTCGTACTTCAATAATTTTGCCAACTATTGCTTTTTCATCACCAAAAAATGCAACTACCGGCATATTGACTTCTATTCCGTCAGAACTACCTCTATTAATAATTATTGTTCTGAACCAGTTATCAGGATCTTTTGATATTATTGTAGCCAAAACTGTGTCATACTTTAGCCGTTGTTTAAGGCCTAAAAGGTTCCTCAGTTGCTCGTTTTCTCTCTTTATTTCTTCAAGCTCTTCTGCAACAGATTCATACTGCTGCAAGCGTAATCTTGTTTTTTCTAATTCTTCCTGCGCATTTCGTAATTGTGAAAAACCTGACCAAAGTAAGGAAATATTTGTCTGTACAGCATGGTAAAATTTCTGGAATGGGAAAATAACAGCATTACCAGCTCCCTCCACAACATTTGTCACTCCAGACGATTGTAAAGAGAGTGATATAAAACAAAATAGAGAAAATAGTATAAATAATACAATTGTTTTGTGCTTTATAAAAAAATCCACAACAAACCCATCATTTTAAGTATAAAATAAATACTCCTGCATTATATGCAAGAGCATTTGTATATAGAATGAATTACAGCCAGAACTACTTCAGGTTAGAGCGGTAAAGATTTTTAATTTCCTCTAAGAATTTGCCTGCCCCCATGACCACACAGGTTAAAGGATTTTCAGCTCTTATAACCGGGACACCTGTTTCTTTGCTGATATACTTATCTAGACCTTTAAGCAATGATCCACCACCTGAAAGTACAATTCCACGCTCTACTATATCAGCTGCAAGTTCAGGAGGAGTGCGTTCCAGGGTATGCTTGATAGCATCTAAAATCTGGTCTACAGGCTCTTTTAATGCTTTTCGTATTTCAGTAGAATCTATCTCCAATGTGCGTGGCAAACCCGAGATAGCATCACGACCTTTTAATTCCATGGTTTCAATCTTCTTTTCAGGGAAAGCATTGCCAAGTCTAAATTTCACATCCTCCGCCATCCGTTCGCCAATAACCAGGTTGTACTGAGTTCGCATATATTTTATAATTGCTTCATCAAATTCATCACCAGCAATCCTTACTGAATCAGCGATAACCATCCCACCCAATGATATAACAGCAATTTCAGTTGTGCCGCCGCCAATATCAACAATCATGTGACCAGCTGGTTCATGAATTGGGATGTTGGCACCTATTGCTGCCGCCAGTGCTTCTTCAATGAGATATATTTCCCTGGCACCAGCCTGTTCAGCAGACTCCCTGACAGCACGTTTTTCAACTTCGGTAATGCCTGATGGCACACCTATAACAACCCTTGGGCGAACCAGAGTAGTACGTTTATGTACTTTCTGTATGAAATATCGTATCATTTTTTCTACAGTTTCAAAATCAGCAATAACACCGTCTTTCATTGGGCGTATTGCAACTATATCACCAGGAGTTCTTCCAAGCATCCTTTTTGCTTCATGTCCAACTGCTAAAACCTTACCGGTACTGGTCTGAACAGCAACAACAGAAGGTTCACTCAAAACAATTCCCTGCCCCTTTACGTGAACCAGAGTATTTGCAGTTCCTAAATCTATCCCCATATCATTTGAAAATAAACTATAAACTGAATCGAAGATCATAATAAGTTTACCTTTTAGTCAAAAAATTGATTATCAGTATATTATGTGCAATTGAATGATACTTTACGGCCGTTTTTGTCAAGCGATTATCATTAAATTTTTTTATCAAAAATGAAAAAAGATTACATTATCCCCAGTAATCGCTTTGCTTCGGCATTTTCTGAATCAAGCAAAAGAACCTCACTCCATAACGCCTTTGCCTGAGATACATTCCCAACAGCTGAATATACTTTCCCTAACCAAAGTTTACACTGAACATCATGAGCATCAATCTGGAGAGCAGCATTCAGGTGTTCAAGAGATTGATCATATACACCTTTTCTATAAAATATCTTTCCCAATTCAATATGAACTTCTTTAATAATAGTATTATCCCTGGAATTTTGGAGTATATTTCTATACTGGATTATAGCATTACTCTGCTGATTGGCATAAAGATATGATGCGGCTAAAAACATTCTTCCTTCAATATTATCTGAAATGCCCTTGGATTTTACAAGCTCAATCCCTTCTTCATAATGCCCACTTTTTATGGCTATAAGGGAATACATTCTGATATTATGTAAGGATAATTTTTGTATATTTGAAACTTTTTGAATAATAGTATATATTTCATTAATTGGATAATACCCACTTAAATACAAAGATGCAGCCTGAACAACCCTTGTATTGTCATCAATTGAAGACCTGCCTCCCAGAGCTATCCCTTTATTAATGGCTTTTACAGATAAAAGAAAATACTGGCGTATATTAGCAGAAAAATTCTGTAATACTGATTCATCATATAACGAATAAATTGGTTTATTTAAAAGGCTATATGCATAATTACAATATGATTCTCCCAGTAAATAATATGCATCTGAACTCAACGGATTGCTTTCAGCGTATTTATATGCTGCATTGCAGAGATCTTTTAACTGCTGCTGGCGAATGGTAATATCTGGCTGCTTTGAAGCTATCTCAATTTTTTCCTGTAATTTATTTATTGTATACTTCCAGAAGAAAATATATTGATGATACTGGTGCACAACATAAACAGCAGCAATTATCAATAGTATATTCACAACCCATTTTGTTGTAATTTTTTTTCTCTGTTTTGATTTATAGCGATAGTACATGATAAAAACCCATCCTTAGAATTAAGATTTGGTAAAATTGGAATATTCTTTTTCAATATTCAGTAATATATCAGACTCTTCATTAAGAACAATACAATTAACGGTATTTTTGCCTTTTATTGTAAATAACATGTAATTATCGTGTGCTTTCATAGAAGCAATACGATAAAAGTCATAGCGATATAATTTATTATTAATTGTAATATTTATTCCCTGCTGTACATATTCCAAATAACCCAATCCAACCCTGGTCAGGAAACTCCAGTCATGTGAAGTCAGATGATCAGAAACAGCACCAATTGTTCCACTGCTATCAATTTACAGAATAACCTCATACCCTTTTCTGGCATCTTGAGATTGCAATACACTTTCTTTATCTTTAGTCTTATTCAAAGAATCTTTTTTAGGTTTGGTTGAAATTTCATGGGTTACATCAATATCAATATCAATATCAGGTAAATCATTAAGATCTTCTTTATCAATATGTGAATTTAATGTGCTATCTGTTTTGTGATGTCTGGGTGAAGAAAAATCCTCATCAAAATTAGGTACAAATCTATCATGCGGGATCGTTTTTTTTATAGAAACTTCAAAAAACTCAGAATACAATACAAGTAAAACACCTGTTATGACTGATGCAACTGCTGCATATAATAAAATCATTTTGCTATCCCGAATGGTAATAATAAAATATAGTGAAAGATAAATATTATAGTAACCATCTGAAATAAGACATCCAGATTAATACATTATTACAAAAAAATTAGGCGTTTTCCTATACTTATTGTCGAAATTATAAATTTACAAGTCAAGGATTAATTGCAAAAATTATGGTATTTTCCATAAACCAGCTTTAAGGTATGGCTGGTTTTTGAAGGGAAAATCTTCTGGTTCATGTTCTAAAAACTCTAATTTCCAATGGTGTGGATGTAATGACCGGTAGTCTTGTACACTCAGGGAAACGGCATTGATTGTTGTTAGGGCATACCCGCCTTGTGCAATAGTATCAATGAATGATAGATAGTCCCTATAATGTGCTTTAACACTGAAATTTTGCTTTTTATTTCTTGAAAACGTTGGGGGGTCAAATATAACAAAATCAAAATGCACTTTTTGCTTTACCTGTTTTTTTAAATACTGTCTGCAGTCTAATTTAATAAAATCTCTTAAGTCAAACTGAATATCATTTAATACATAATTCTGTTTTGCTCTATTCAAAACCGTTTGTGAGATATCTACATTAACCGCATACTGTAAGCCATTTTTTAGCGAATGAACTGAAAACAACCCTGTATAGCAAAAAAGGTTACATAATCTCCCACCATTTTGATAATAATTGACCATTGTTTCACGCACCTTTCGCATATCAAGAAAAACACCCGTATTCTGTCCATGAATAAGATCCACATATGCTGCGATATTATTTTGTTTAATTGCAAAATTATCTGGCGGCAGGTTCCCATCCACAAGAATGCTTGTGCGCAAGTTTATAATTTGCTGGGGGTCATTAACTTTGGTTCTATCTTTAAGCAATATCCCATTAACAGGAATATGTATTGAATTAAGGATTTTTTTACAATCATTACATAATTTGAGATAGTCTTGATACAATGAACTATCGTACAATTGTAACAACACAAAACCATTATAATAATCAATAATAAGGCCTTCACAATTATCGCCAGCACTATTGAATAGCCTGAAAGCATTGGTTTGATTGCTTTTAAAAAGATGTTTTCGCTTTTGTATAGCCTGTTCTATGATTTTAAAAGATGGCATTTACCGTGTAATACTATCTAAGGTTTCTTTAATACGATTTTCAAGAGCATGAAAATCGCTAGCGTCAATCAATGCACTATCAACAATATACGACATACCGCAGGCAATAACATTAGGAATTGATAAATACTGTTTAATGCCGGAAGGCATAATACCGCCTGTTGGTATAATGGAAAAGGAATACTTTACAAACGGCTCTGTAATTGCTTTAAGATACTTAACGCCACCAGCATATTCTGCTGGGAAAAATTTCAGCATGGTACAACCCAACTGTAAAGCATGTGAAAGCTCAGTGGGCGTAGTAAAACCAGGTATGTATTGTATATCCGTAAACCTGTGCGATAGTTCTATCAACGAGTCACTGATGGAAGGCGATACTATAAATGCAGCCCCAGCATCAATTGCGGCCTTAAAGTCATCCTGGTTTAACACGCTTCCTGCTCCTATCACCATCTGCGGGAATGATTTTTTAAGTGCAGTGATGCATTCAATTGCCTGTGGTGTGCGCAGTGTAACCTCAATACAGTTTATGCCATGTTGATGTAATATTTTGGCAATAGTTACTATTTTGGAACTATCGCTAAAAATACCAATTGGAATGACTGGAACTGTAAGGTTAAACTGCATGGTATGTAAGAACTTACAATGAAAGCCGTGGATACCGCAATTCTATCTTGTTGCCATCCGGATCAGTAAAAACAACCAGACGACCTTTACGAATATTTTCAGGTCCAAAAACTATGGGAATATTTTTTTCCTCTAATTCATCAAGCGCATCATCAAAATCTTCTTCATCAATATAAAAGCATATATGGCTTTTTGAGTTCTCGGGAGCTTTGTAGTCTTTTACTTCTGCAAGCTTAATTAAAATATCACCAACTTTTATATACGCTTCACTTGCATTGCTTGCCCTTTCAACCACTTCAAAATCAAACAAATCACTATAAAATTCAATAGCCCTATCCAGATCAGAAACAGTTACACCTATGTGGTCAACATTCTCTATTACTATCATTTTTATTTCTCCTTTTCAATTACTTGATATATAAAATTACTGATCCTGTTATTCAGTATTATTTGTGAAAGTCATATTCAACCACGTTTTAAAACTCTTTTACGTATTGTCAATTATTTAAAACTATTCACATGAAAAATATTTTCCATTTTATTCAACAGTAACACTTTTTGCTAAATTTCTTGGTTGATCTACATTGCACCCACGTAAGACTGCAATATGATATGCCAAAAGCTGTAAAGGAATAACTGTTAAAAGTGGTGATACAATCTTACGAGTTCCCGGAACATATAATACATGATCAGCATATTTTTCAATGTCTTCATCACCTTCGGTAGCAATTGCAATGATTTTACCTTTGCGGGCTTTGACTTCCTGCATGTTGCTTATAACTTTTTGGTAAACCTCATCTTTTATTGCAATAAACACAACCGGCATATTTTCATCAATAAGGGCGATAGGCCCATGCTTCATTTCTGCAGCAGGATAGCCCTCAGCATGGATATACGAAATTTCTTTCAGCTTCAATGCTCCTTCAAGAGCCACCGGAAATTGAATTCCCCTTCCTAAATACAGAAAATTACGGTGATCTTTATATAATTGTGCAATTTTTTTTATTTCATCATTCTTATCAAGAATCTGCTTAACATGTTGCGGTGCATTTATCAATTCCTGCAAAAACTCCCTTCCCGCATCAGCTGTCATATACTTTCTTCGTGCTAAATAAAATGTAAGTAATATGAGTACGGTAATCTGGGATGTGAACGCTTTGGTGGAAGCAACACCTATCTCAGGACCTGCATGGATATATACACCGCCATCACTTTCCCGTGCAATGGTGCTTCCCACAACATTGGTTATACCAAGTACCTTAACTCCACGGGCCTTTGCTTCACGCAATGCAGCTAACGTGTCGGCTGTTTCCCCTGACTGGCTTATGACAATAACTAAATCACCTTTATCAAGTATAGGGCTTCTATACCTGAATTCTGATGCATATTCAACTTCAACCGGTATTCGTGCATACTCTTCAATAAGATATTCACCTATTAATCCAGCATGCCAGGATGTACCACATGCAATAAAGATAATTCTTCTGATTGCATTTAATTCATCTTCAGTTAATCGTAAACCATCCAACCGTGTTTTGCCTTCATCCAGTAGAATTCTTCCTCTGAAAGCATTCTGTATTGTTTCAGGTTGCTCAAATATTTCTTTAAGCATAAAGTGGGCAAAACCCTGTTTTTCAATATCAGCAATATCCCAGTCAATTTTGTCAGTATGCTTTTCAACTGCTTGCTTCTTTAAATCAAAGGTTTTAACCCCATTCTTAGTAATTTCAATTATTTCGCCATCAGATACATATATGACATTACGGGTATGTTCCACTATGGCACTGGCATCAGATGCCACTATCATTTCACCATCACCCACACCAATGATTAATGGGCTGCCATTACGTGCAGCAACTATTTTATCCGGTTCTTTTTTTGAAATCACGACAATGCCATACGTCCCCTCAACTTTGGTTAATGTCTTCTGAACTGCATCTACCAGTGGCATTGTCTGGTGATAATATTCAATAAGATGTACAAGAACTTCTGTATCTGTTTCACTTTTGATTGTATGATCATGCTGTATAAGAATTTTTTTGATGGCTGCATAATTTTCTATAATGCCATTGTGCACCAGAGCTATCTCACCATTACAATCAGTATGAGGATGTGCATTGACATCATTTGGCTCACCATGTGTGGCCCACCTTGTATGCCCAATCCCAACGTTAAAATTTTTAAATTCGTCATAATTTAAAATGTCATTGAGCTCAGAAACTTTACCTTTTTGTTTTTGTACAATTAGTTTATTATTGAGTGCGGCAATACCCACAGAGTCATAACCCCTGTATTCAAGGCGGCGCAATCCATTAATAAGAACTTCTGCTACGTTTTTATTGCCAATATAACCAACAATGCCACACATAAAATTTCTCCTTGAAAATAGGAATTTAAAATTTTCATTACAAACCTGATCCCCCATCTAATGTTATATTTAGATTTTGAATAAATCCTTTAATACATTGAGTATACGGTTCAGGTTAACATGCTGTTTCATGATGACTTTTGCCAAAAATATTTTCATCATTAATTAATACAATTAATACAAATAATACAGGTAATCATATAAATAAGGGAACTTCTAAAAAACTGTTTTTTTGGATGTTCCCTTATGGGCACCATACATATGATAAAACCACTTTCTATTATATGAATAATTTGGGAGGAAAGCAGTTTTTAAAGGTGCTCATAATATTCCATGTTTAACTATATCGCCACGCATGTGGTTATTAATGATTTAATTATAAACTATCTTTTTACAAAAAGCAAAACATTTTTTATATTTGTTATTTATTAACAGCAATGGGGCTTTAAAGCCCCATTGGTATTATACTTCAACTATTGCTTCAGCGGGACAGACATCAACACATGTACCACATTCTGTACAAGCATCCTGGTCTATAACATATCTATCTTTGCCTTCAGAAATTGCCTGAGATGGGCATTCAGCGGCACAGGTTCCACACATTGTACATTCTTCAGTAATTTTATAAGCCATGTGTATATCCTCCTGAAATTATAATGGTAACTATACGTATAACAATTAAAATAAATTAGTAGCACATTTTTATTGTAAAACAAAATTTATAGAAATATTCATGCCAAGATTGTTAAAATAAAAAAAGATTATTGATAAAGCTAATTTATTATGTCTAACAGTCATTTCAATGAAATTAAAAATATATGATTATTTTACAATTATATTTTATGTATTTATGAAAAAAAGTGATTATATATACCTTTTAGTCGGTTTTTATATTGACTTTTTTATTGGCTTAATTTTTTATTATTATAGTACTATATTATAATCTAATGAGTGATTATTCACTCATTTTGCCATTGCATATATATCCAATTATATTTTTTATTAAAGGGGGTTCTATGAAATATATTTCAAAAATCACTGTTGTATTACTGCTAATTTTTACATGTTCAGCAGTTTTTGCAGGTCAATGGGTTTACAAACCAATGAGTATTAATGCCCAAAAAGGCGATATTATCCTTTCAACAAGCCCGGGTTTTATTATGGACCTTCTGGCAATTTTAGGTTGCTACTGGAGTCACAGTGGGATGGCTGTTGATAATGGCTTCAATATTCGCCATAACACCATGTATGTCAGTGAAGTACCTATTGAATATAATTACATCTGGTTTATCAAAACAACACCAAAACGCATGGATCCTACCCGATTAAGCAATGGACTGCCGGGAATACTTACTGAAGATATTGACACAACCTACAATGTAACAAAGAATTTCCATGCTGCAGGCGGTGCTGTATTAAAACCAACAGCTGCAAATGAAGCATTATACAGACAGTATTTGCAGTTAGCGGCCGATAAGATGCTGTATGTTAAAGCATATTACCGTGTTAATGCATATGTTAATATGTATCAGCTTGATTATGCTAATTATTACATAACAGGCCGTGGTAATCACTGCTCCGGTACTTGCTGGTATGCCAATTACTTTGCAGGAAAGACCATGAATGTTGCCTATATCCCTCCTTCACTGGTAACTCAATGTGCCTACAATCTTTATAATTCAGTAAAGAATATGGTAAGGGATGAAGCCGGTGGCTTTGGAGCATTCATCATAGACATTGAGGGCCTCTTTGGCACTGGTGCTGACGAAAAAATAGCAAATCAGATTGTAAACACTTTTGGCTGGGATAGGTCATGGGATACATCTTCATACTGGAGAAGCTATATTAACCAGAAATCCGCAACAGCTAATGCTCCTGATCATCTGTTGCTATATACATACACCAATCCTGCTGGATATAATCCTGGTGTACAAACTACCTCCTCTTCATACTATGGGCAGGTTGATCCCCTGGTTATTACCTCCGGATACTACTACTGGGTGGATTAACTGCATGAACACAACAATCCCGGGTGTTATTTTTGCCCGGGATTTTTTTATTTGTTACATTAATGTACTATAATGAACTATCGCTAAATATAAAATTATTTTATTTAATACTCATTTGAATCTATTGGATAACACAGGGTACTATTTATGAAACGCACTTACATTGTAACTGGAATCATTATTTTTTGTATAGCAGTATTTTTATTAATTCTATCTGTTCATAACACCAATCAACAGGATGATATTTCTTCAAAAACACAATCTCTGCTTAATGTGTTCCAATTTATGTCTGCACCTGAACCACAAGAAGAAGTTCCTCCCGTTGACCCTGAAAAGGTTGAAACATATGAAATTGAACAGGCAAATTTTATTAAAGAGATAATACTGGAAAAAAATCCTGTATGCGCAGGTGAAGATTTTAAAGTTACTGTTATTGCCAAAAATCCTTTTGGACCTGATGCACATTTAGTGTATCGCATTAGCAACAAACTGGGCAATCCTGCAATTTTACGGTTTACCAAGGCAGGTTTACGCGAATTCTATGTAACAGTACGTGATGAAGGCAAACATATTGATATGCGTAAAGTCCAGATAAACGTTGTGGATTGTGCCGATAAACCAATAGTTACATTGAGTGCGCGGTTACATAATCTTGAACCTGAATCAGCAATATTTGAAGTCATCTCACAGAAAGGGCTGTCCGGTAAATGTACCTATGATTGGGATTTTGGCGATGGTACATACGCAACAACACAAACGGGATATATTACTCATAGTTACGCCTCACGTGATCAGAAAGGATTACAGTCAAGCTTTATAGCACAGGTCAAGGTAACTGATGCTAACGGAATATCTGCTATTGGCAGAGGCAGTATTTCATTCCCTAATGTCCATTATCTATCCAATCTTATGGGAAATCCAGTAATTCCAGTTCTTTATAATAAATTTCCAGCCATTGATAATGCTTACATCACTGTTGAAATTAATATAAAAAATATTTTTGATGAACCAGTTGCGTTCAATACTGCTGTCCTTGAATGCAGGCCATGCAATACTACACTTTCACCTGATTATAAAAATATTAATCCCGACCAAATTTTAGAATCAACATATATAGCTCCAAAATCGTCCGTGAAACAATTGCTGAAAGTGCCAAAATCATTATTACCCAGGTCTACATGCAATCTCAATATTACATTATCAGGGCCATATCCTGATAAACGTGAAGTATATGCAAAGATTTTTCTCAATATACCTCCACAGTCAAAAGATGATATTGACACATCACGGGATAAAATAATTACTGACGATGAAATGATACAAAAGCTTAATAAAGCGGCTCAAATACTGGGAAAAGACAAGCCTATAACACCACAGGATATACAAAAATTAGAGCGTGAAGGTAAATTATAAGGGAACTTCTAAAAACTGTTTTTGCGGATGTTCCCTTGTGGGCACAGTATATAAGATAAAACTGCTTTCTATTATATACATAATTTCGGAAGAAAGCAGTTTTTTTTAGGTGCCCATAAAATATTTATGCTAACAGTATAAACAGCAACATAGCAATAACAATTAAACCTGCTACAATTCCAATAACCAGGCTTGTTTTTGAAGAAGTAGCCTCTTCATCGGTAACTGCAAGTTTAGTTTTTACTTTTATATCCTGTTCTTCTGTTGCTTTGCCATAAAGGCTTTCGGTAATTTTTGCAAAAAGAGTATACCCCTTTTTCTTATTATAATTTACTGAATAAACTTCAGCTTCAATTGGGGTGTTTTTATTGTCAACAATCAAATTCAATGTTTTAGCAATATCATATCCATACGGGGTTGATGTATCGATTAATACATAAATAAGATCTCCTTTTTGCAATTGTGAAACCTTTTTGCCACTAGTTGGCGATAATACTAAATCAACTGCAACCAGCTTTTTATCAAATTTACTATCGCCCTCCCCTTGATCTTCCTTTTTGTCAAACTGCGAAGGGTTATACAGCATATGAAACCTGATAACATCTGTGCGGTGCAATTCAGCTCGTACCTGAATATCTTTAAATTGCTGTAACAAAGATGCAAACAACTGGCTGGCTAAACCTGATGCTTCATGTTCAATTGCATGTATTAAAGCATCAACATCTACTTTCCATAAATTTGACTGAATTTCATGCTGAACAGGTGTAAATCTGTTTGTTTTTTGTGCTGCCTTAACAATTCTGCTAAATAGATCATATAATGTATCACCACTTTTTACTTCAGATTGTACCACACTGGTATCATCTAACCAGCAAAAGCAATATAACAATTTGTGTGTTGTACAATTGACAAAGCAAAAACAAATTCCGCTAAATTGGCTTGAATCAAGGTAAAGCATAGTAATGCCAATATCTTGTTTGCTTTTTTTTATAGATTCCTCAGCTACCTGTCTATCATTATCATAATACCGTTCTGCAATTTCCACCTGCTGAGACAACGTTAA
The Spirochaetota bacterium genome window above contains:
- a CDS encoding PKD domain-containing protein, with product MKRTYIVTGIIIFCIAVFLLILSVHNTNQQDDISSKTQSLLNVFQFMSAPEPQEEVPPVDPEKVETYEIEQANFIKEIILEKNPVCAGEDFKVTVIAKNPFGPDAHLVYRISNKLGNPAILRFTKAGLREFYVTVRDEGKHIDMRKVQINVVDCADKPIVTLSARLHNLEPESAIFEVISQKGLSGKCTYDWDFGDGTYATTQTGYITHSYASRDQKGLQSSFIAQVKVTDANGISAIGRGSISFPNVHYLSNLMGNPVIPVLYNKFPAIDNAYITVEINIKNIFDEPVAFNTAVLECRPCNTTLSPDYKNINPDQILESTYIAPKSSVKQLLKVPKSLLPRSTCNLNITLSGPYPDKREVYAKIFLNIPPQSKDDIDTSRDKIITDDEMIQKLNKAAQILGKDKPITPQDIQKLEREGKL